The proteins below come from a single Dinghuibacter silviterrae genomic window:
- a CDS encoding M1 aminopeptidase family protein yields the protein MNKPLIAALLSTLTWMTAYSQDTIPHVQGEVTISVKKGTIECDLTLSNMPRLSNYYLRLNSGMNIRYIKNAEGAASPLPYDRSSQDTLSSGESTAYYIPAYNKSGKYLPHAIRFNYVGMYPVITDTTSVVDWRGNIAFNGKTLRADGIQGAWCPILYDATTDTRYEKVTYDLDVTCNDCQVIYVNGSQPVSGTHAHVISTASQDLTMFAGDFRSVSIDGNYFLNPDADDQKLAQLEKVLHSYQDYLEKKIGIPYKGKAVYIQTTPVSKNNGWLFASYPTIVKVGWDEGFKSFAGNKDGSGLLQYMSHELSHYYFGDVRVFNSDLGDMLSEGFAEFLKLNITRTLISDSIYRADLQSKVRAMRNFKPTPIANIHSKYDYGDRELYVYYYAPLLFSALEKEIEEDKMWEWIRALLQSPMVFTNYTFIEETLSKVVNNETRFAVLREKYFTSDHALQNAITTLNIPTDALTPAEAKDTATKTYYYFFFSGPMIDAGSSQNRVIKHTEIQQITCTREELSKMARPIFKKIADECENEAGCSSDFNTYDSMEKAQAALQRWLKRRNKDGVLVVKILTP from the coding sequence ATGAATAAACCCCTCATTGCCGCCCTCCTTTCGACGCTTACCTGGATGACCGCCTATTCGCAGGATACTATACCCCACGTACAAGGGGAAGTGACGATTTCCGTTAAAAAAGGCACCATTGAGTGTGACCTTACATTGTCGAATATGCCCCGGCTTAGTAACTACTACCTCCGGCTGAATTCAGGTATGAATATACGGTATATAAAAAATGCGGAGGGAGCGGCTTCGCCTCTGCCGTACGATAGATCGTCCCAGGATACATTGTCTTCCGGCGAATCAACCGCCTATTATATTCCTGCCTATAACAAATCCGGGAAATACCTGCCACATGCCATCCGCTTTAACTATGTGGGAATGTATCCCGTGATAACGGACACCACAAGCGTAGTAGACTGGAGAGGTAACATTGCGTTTAATGGTAAAACCCTGCGTGCCGATGGCATTCAAGGCGCATGGTGCCCAATATTGTACGATGCCACAACGGACACGCGGTACGAAAAAGTTACCTATGACCTGGATGTGACTTGTAATGATTGCCAGGTGATCTATGTGAACGGCAGCCAGCCCGTATCCGGGACACATGCCCATGTAATAAGCACTGCATCCCAGGACCTCACCATGTTTGCAGGTGATTTCCGGTCTGTATCCATTGATGGCAACTATTTTCTCAACCCCGATGCAGATGATCAGAAACTTGCCCAACTGGAAAAGGTCCTCCATTCCTACCAGGATTATTTGGAGAAAAAAATAGGTATCCCCTATAAGGGCAAAGCAGTGTACATTCAAACGACACCGGTATCCAAAAACAACGGTTGGTTGTTTGCATCCTACCCCACCATCGTGAAAGTGGGCTGGGACGAAGGCTTTAAATCGTTTGCAGGCAATAAAGACGGGTCAGGCCTCCTACAATATATGTCACACGAATTGTCGCATTATTATTTTGGCGATGTCCGTGTCTTTAATTCGGATTTGGGTGATATGTTATCCGAAGGTTTCGCTGAATTTCTGAAGCTGAATATTACCCGCACCTTGATCAGTGACAGTATTTACCGCGCGGATTTGCAGTCGAAAGTTCGTGCTATGCGCAATTTCAAGCCGACACCCATTGCAAACATCCACTCGAAGTACGATTATGGGGACCGGGAATTGTATGTATATTACTATGCACCACTCCTATTTTCGGCTCTTGAAAAGGAGATCGAGGAAGATAAGATGTGGGAATGGATAAGAGCGCTGCTTCAATCACCTATGGTATTTACGAATTACACATTTATTGAAGAGACTTTAAGTAAAGTGGTCAACAACGAAACCAGATTCGCGGTATTGCGTGAAAAATACTTTACGTCCGACCACGCTCTTCAGAATGCTATTACAACACTTAATATTCCAACCGACGCATTAACGCCCGCCGAAGCAAAAGACACCGCCACCAAAACTTACTATTATTTTTTCTTTTCGGGACCCATGATAGATGCAGGATCGTCGCAAAACCGTGTGATCAAACACACGGAAATTCAGCAAATAACCTGCACACGGGAAGAATTGTCGAAGATGGCGAGGCCTATTTTCAAAAAGATAGCAGATGAATGTGAAAATGAGGCGGGTTGCAGTAGCGATTTCAACACATACGATTCCATGGAAAAGGCACAGGCGGCCTTGCAGCGGTGGTTGAAACGGCGGAATAAGGATGGGGTGTTGGTTGTGAAGATACTTACTCCCTAA